A genomic stretch from Thauera sp. GDN1 includes:
- the mutS gene encoding DNA mismatch repair protein MutS encodes MMQQYLRLKQQHPDTLLFYRMGDFYELFFEDAEKAARLLDITLTTRGQSSGKPIRMAGVPFHAVEQYLARLVRLGESVVIAEQVGEPGATKGPMERAVSRIVTPGTLTDAALLDDRRDALLLAANLHRGVLGLAWLNLANGDFRLMQCPSDALQAQFERLRPAEVLVPDGLALPLLDALAPAQRRLADWQFDAETGTRLLTTHFGTRDLAGFGVEDLPVALGAAAALYDYAQATQRQTLAHVTGLVVERESEYLRLDAATRRNLELTETLRGEPSPTLLSLLDTCVTSMGSRWLRHALHHPLRERAEPAARHTAVAELVGAVEGEMDVAGSQGAGPTLAGRDGRVAFAVRSALRGVADVDRITARIALRSARPRDLSALRESLVRLPELAAALAPCRAPLLADIVGALAIAPEPLALLQHAIAAEPAAMVRDGGVIAPGYDAELDELRGIQTNCGEFLMALEARERERSGIPGLKVEFNKVHGFYIEVSRANADKVPDDYRRRQTLKNAERYITPELKAFEDKALSANERALAREKLLFDQVLDVLAAHIPALQRIARALALLDGLAAFAEAALRYGYVQPRFVDTPGLNIVGGRHPVVERQVENFIRNDARLAATRRMLMITGPNMGGKSTFMRQVALICLLAHVGSFVPADAAELGPLDAIFTRIGASDDLASGRSTFMVEMTEAAAILHGATERSLVLMDEIGRGTSTFDGLALAFAIARHLLEKSRSLTLFATHYFELTRLNADYPECANVHLDAVEHGHRIVFLHALEEGPASQSYGIEVAALAGIPATVIRDAKRRLRALENREIDAGPQADLFATLPEPEDAPLSHPVLTELADIDPDALSPREALERLYALKRLAGDATA; translated from the coding sequence ATGATGCAGCAGTACCTGCGGCTGAAGCAGCAGCACCCCGACACCCTGCTCTTCTACCGCATGGGCGACTTCTACGAGCTCTTCTTCGAAGACGCCGAGAAGGCCGCCCGCCTGCTCGACATCACGCTCACCACCCGCGGCCAGTCGAGCGGCAAGCCGATTCGCATGGCCGGCGTGCCCTTCCATGCGGTCGAGCAATACCTCGCGCGCCTGGTCAGGCTTGGCGAATCGGTAGTGATCGCCGAACAGGTGGGCGAACCCGGCGCGACCAAGGGGCCGATGGAGCGCGCGGTGAGCCGCATCGTCACCCCCGGCACGCTGACCGACGCCGCGCTACTCGACGACCGCCGCGACGCGCTGCTGCTCGCCGCCAACCTGCACCGCGGCGTGCTCGGGCTGGCGTGGCTGAACCTCGCAAACGGCGACTTCCGCCTGATGCAGTGCCCGTCGGACGCGCTGCAGGCGCAGTTCGAGCGCCTGCGCCCGGCCGAGGTGCTGGTACCCGACGGCCTCGCCCTGCCCTTGCTCGATGCGCTCGCCCCGGCGCAGCGCCGGCTGGCCGACTGGCAGTTCGATGCCGAGACCGGCACCCGCCTGCTCACCACCCACTTCGGCACCCGCGACCTCGCCGGCTTCGGCGTCGAGGACCTGCCGGTGGCGCTCGGCGCGGCCGCCGCCCTGTACGACTACGCCCAGGCTACCCAGCGCCAGACGCTGGCCCACGTCACCGGCCTCGTCGTCGAGCGCGAATCCGAATACCTGCGCCTGGATGCCGCCACCCGGCGCAACCTGGAGCTCACCGAGACCCTGCGCGGCGAACCCTCGCCCACCCTGCTGTCGCTGCTCGACACCTGCGTCACCAGCATGGGCTCGCGCTGGCTGCGCCATGCGCTGCACCATCCGCTGCGCGAACGCGCCGAGCCCGCCGCGCGCCATACGGCAGTGGCCGAACTGGTGGGCGCAGTCGAGGGCGAGATGGACGTCGCCGGCAGCCAGGGCGCAGGCCCCACCCTCGCGGGGCGCGACGGCCGCGTCGCCTTCGCGGTACGCAGCGCGCTGCGCGGGGTGGCCGACGTGGACCGCATCACCGCCCGCATCGCGCTGCGCAGCGCGCGCCCGCGTGACCTCTCGGCGCTGCGCGAGAGCCTCGTCCGCCTGCCCGAGCTCGCCGCCGCCCTCGCCCCCTGCCGCGCGCCGCTGCTGGCGGATATCGTCGGCGCGCTCGCCATCGCCCCCGAGCCGCTGGCGCTGCTGCAGCACGCGATCGCCGCCGAGCCCGCCGCGATGGTGCGCGACGGCGGCGTTATCGCCCCCGGCTACGATGCCGAGCTCGACGAGCTGCGCGGCATCCAGACCAACTGCGGCGAATTCCTCATGGCGCTGGAGGCGCGCGAGCGCGAACGCAGCGGCATCCCCGGACTCAAGGTCGAGTTCAACAAGGTGCACGGCTTCTACATCGAGGTCAGCCGCGCCAACGCCGACAAGGTGCCCGACGACTACCGCCGTCGTCAGACGCTGAAGAACGCCGAGCGCTACATCACCCCCGAGCTCAAGGCCTTCGAGGACAAGGCGCTGTCGGCCAACGAGCGTGCGCTGGCGCGCGAGAAGCTGCTCTTCGACCAGGTGCTGGACGTACTCGCCGCCCACATCCCGGCGCTGCAGCGCATCGCGCGCGCGCTGGCCCTGCTCGACGGCCTCGCCGCCTTCGCCGAAGCCGCGCTGCGCTACGGCTACGTACAGCCGCGCTTCGTCGATACCCCGGGACTGAACATCGTCGGCGGCCGCCATCCGGTAGTCGAACGCCAGGTCGAGAACTTCATCCGCAACGACGCCCGCCTCGCCGCCACCCGCCGCATGCTGATGATCACCGGCCCCAACATGGGCGGCAAATCGACCTTCATGCGCCAGGTGGCGCTGATCTGCCTGCTCGCCCACGTCGGCAGCTTCGTGCCGGCGGACGCCGCCGAGCTCGGCCCGCTCGACGCCATCTTCACCCGCATCGGCGCCTCCGACGACCTCGCCTCGGGGCGTTCGACCTTCATGGTCGAGATGACCGAGGCCGCCGCCATCCTGCACGGCGCCACCGAGCGCAGCCTGGTGCTGATGGACGAGATCGGCCGCGGCACCTCGACCTTCGACGGCCTTGCGCTCGCGTTCGCGATCGCCCGCCACCTGCTGGAGAAGTCGCGCTCGCTGACGTTGTTCGCCACCCACTACTTCGAGCTCACCCGCCTCAACGCCGACTACCCCGAGTGCGCCAACGTGCATCTGGATGCCGTCGAGCATGGCCATCGCATCGTCTTCCTGCACGCACTGGAGGAAGGCCCGGCGAGCCAGAGCTACGGCATCGAGGTCGCCGCGCTCGCCGGCATCCCCGCCACGGTGATCCGCGACGCCAAGCGCCGCTTGCGCGCGCTGGAGAACCGCGAGATCGACGCCGGCCCGCAGGCCGACCTGTTCGCCACCCTGCCCGAGCCGGAGGACGCGCCGCTGTCGCACCCGGTGCTGACCGAACTCGCCGACATCGACCCGGACGCGCTCAGCCCGCGCGAGGCGCTCGAACGACTGTATGCGCTCAAGCGCCTGGCCGGAGACGCCACCGCATGA
- the dnaQ gene encoding DNA polymerase III subunit epsilon, whose amino-acid sequence MRQIVLDTETTGLDWRNGDRVIEIGCVELLNRGLTGRHYHVYINPERGIDAEAVAVHGITEEFLADKPKFVDVVGDFEEFVRDAELVIHNASFDVGFLDSELERLGRGRLAGLCAGVIDTLKLAKEQNPGKKASLDALCDRYEIDNAHRELHGALLDAELLAEVYLAMTRGQESLMIGLEEEPATREAEGGEAPVARIALKVLRATEAETLAHEAVLDEIVKANKGLCLWRPPEPAPTA is encoded by the coding sequence ATGCGGCAAATCGTGCTCGATACCGAGACCACCGGCCTGGACTGGCGCAACGGCGACCGCGTCATCGAGATCGGCTGCGTGGAACTGCTCAACCGCGGCCTCACCGGCCGCCACTACCACGTCTACATCAACCCCGAGCGCGGCATCGACGCCGAGGCGGTCGCGGTGCACGGCATCACCGAGGAGTTCCTCGCCGACAAGCCGAAGTTCGTGGATGTCGTCGGCGATTTCGAAGAGTTCGTGCGCGACGCCGAGCTGGTGATCCACAACGCGAGCTTCGACGTCGGCTTTCTCGACAGCGAACTCGAACGGCTGGGCCGCGGCCGGCTTGCCGGGCTGTGCGCGGGCGTCATCGACACGCTGAAGCTCGCGAAGGAACAGAATCCGGGCAAGAAGGCCTCGCTCGACGCGCTGTGCGACCGCTACGAGATCGACAACGCGCACCGTGAACTGCACGGCGCCTTGCTCGATGCGGAGCTGCTGGCGGAGGTTTACCTGGCCATGACGCGTGGTCAGGAGAGCCTGATGATCGGACTCGAGGAAGAGCCGGCCACGCGCGAGGCCGAAGGTGGCGAGGCTCCGGTGGCCCGCATCGCACTGAAGGTGCTGCGTGCGACCGAGGCCGAGACGCTGGCGCACGAAGCGGTGCTCGATGAGATCGTCAAGGCGAACAAGGGCCTGTGCCTGTGGCGTCCGCCGGAGCCCGCGCCTACGGCCTGA
- a CDS encoding CBS domain-containing protein, whose translation MLSSLLVKDYMVGDHLSFTADTNLLKAVHTLLEHGLSGAPVVDANKRLIGYLSEKDCLKAALDASYFRREEGTVQDFMSRDVTAIAGDASLIDAIQLFVSKHYRCLPVVEGSRLVGQLSRSDILKGLEKLRHEAR comes from the coding sequence ATGCTCAGTTCGCTGCTGGTCAAGGACTACATGGTCGGTGATCACCTCTCCTTCACCGCCGACACCAATCTGCTCAAGGCGGTCCATACGCTGCTCGAGCACGGACTGAGCGGCGCGCCAGTGGTGGACGCCAACAAGCGACTGATCGGCTACCTGTCCGAGAAGGACTGCCTGAAGGCCGCCCTCGACGCGTCCTATTTCCGTCGCGAGGAAGGCACGGTGCAGGATTTCATGAGCCGCGACGTGACCGCAATCGCGGGCGATGCCAGCCTGATCGACGCCATCCAGCTCTTCGTCAGCAAGCATTACCGCTGCCTGCCGGTGGTTGAAGGTTCCCGCCTGGTCGGCCAGTTGTCGCGCAGCGACATCCTGAAGGGCCTGGAAAAGCTCAGGCACGAAGCGCGCTGA
- the iscR gene encoding Fe-S cluster assembly transcriptional regulator IscR, with amino-acid sequence MRLTTKGRFAVTAMIDLASRQADGPVTLAGIAERQKISLSYLEQLFGKLRRHDLVSSVRGPGGGYRLARDMGEITVAEIIIAVDEPLDATQCGGKENCHDAHRCMTHDLWANLNKRMYAYLDSVTLDALVNRRVQPDADMAVLRNIRRRATLASVREIAAI; translated from the coding sequence ATGAGACTCACGACCAAGGGCCGATTTGCCGTGACGGCGATGATCGATCTGGCGTCCCGCCAGGCCGACGGGCCGGTCACGCTGGCCGGCATCGCCGAGCGCCAGAAGATCTCGCTGTCCTACCTCGAACAGCTGTTCGGCAAGCTGCGCCGCCACGATCTGGTGAGCAGCGTGCGCGGGCCGGGCGGCGGCTATCGCCTGGCGCGCGACATGGGCGAGATCACCGTCGCCGAGATCATCATCGCGGTGGACGAGCCGCTGGATGCGACCCAGTGCGGCGGCAAGGAGAACTGCCACGACGCCCACCGCTGCATGACCCACGACCTGTGGGCCAACCTCAACAAGCGCATGTACGCCTATCTCGACTCGGTCACGCTGGACGCGCTGGTGAACCGCCGCGTGCAGCCCGATGCCGACATGGCCGTGCTGCGCAACATCCGCCGCCGCGCCACGCTGGCCAGCGTGCGCGAGATCGCGGCGATCTGA
- a CDS encoding fused MFS/spermidine synthase gives MNPPIDISEEAGVRYLHFGSDWIQGAMRIRKPHALELAYTREMMAGLLLRDGLAADGAHWPRKVLIIGLGAASLARFVHHHLPQAKIRVVEIAPAVVAAARQFFRLPAEDARFSIHIGCGAQYVLEHDGQWDYVLVDGFDRNARAGVLDTEPFHQAVRARLSARGIMAVNLFGRSRGYKSSLERIVRAYDDRAIAFPSCDSGNVVAFGAAGEAITRTVDELRERARQLKAETGLDLGPTVSRLEQSGNLPGGQLLL, from the coding sequence ATGAATCCGCCCATCGACATCTCCGAAGAAGCCGGCGTGCGCTACCTGCACTTCGGTTCCGACTGGATCCAGGGCGCGATGCGCATCCGCAAGCCGCACGCGCTGGAACTCGCGTACACCCGCGAGATGATGGCCGGCCTGCTGCTGCGCGATGGGCTGGCCGCCGACGGCGCGCACTGGCCGCGCAAGGTGCTGATCATCGGCCTGGGCGCGGCCTCGCTCGCGCGCTTCGTGCATCACCACCTGCCGCAGGCGAAGATCCGCGTGGTCGAGATCGCGCCTGCCGTGGTCGCCGCCGCGCGCCAGTTCTTCAGGCTGCCGGCGGAGGATGCACGCTTCTCGATCCACATCGGCTGCGGCGCGCAGTACGTGCTGGAGCACGACGGACAATGGGACTACGTGCTGGTCGATGGTTTCGACCGCAACGCCCGCGCCGGCGTCCTCGACACCGAGCCCTTCCACCAGGCGGTGCGCGCCCGGCTGTCCGCGCGCGGGATCATGGCGGTGAATCTCTTCGGCCGCTCGCGCGGCTACAAGTCGAGCCTGGAGCGCATCGTGCGTGCCTACGACGATCGCGCGATCGCCTTCCCGTCCTGCGACAGCGGCAACGTGGTCGCCTTCGGCGCGGCCGGCGAAGCGATCACGCGTACGGTCGATGAATTGCGCGAGCGCGCACGCCAGCTCAAGGCGGAGACCGGCCTGGACCTGGGGCCCACCGTCAGCCGGCTGGAACAGTCCGGTAACCTGCCGGGTGGCCAGCTGCTGCTCTGA
- the nqrM gene encoding (Na+)-NQR maturation NqrM, whose translation MNTFLITVIVVGIVIAAMAIGVMFGRKPIAGSCGGLGAMGQDCEFGCKKPCSKRKARLAAQNPEQQH comes from the coding sequence ATGAACACTTTCCTGATCACCGTGATCGTCGTCGGCATCGTCATTGCCGCAATGGCCATCGGCGTCATGTTCGGCCGCAAGCCGATCGCCGGCAGTTGCGGCGGCCTGGGCGCGATGGGACAGGACTGCGAATTCGGCTGCAAGAAGCCCTGCTCGAAGCGCAAGGCGCGTCTCGCTGCCCAGAACCCCGAACAACAACACTGA
- the cysE gene encoding serine O-acetyltransferase, with amino-acid sequence MFSRLREDLASVRERDPAARSTLEVLTCYPGIHALMFHRLAHGAWQRGWHWLGRFISHLSRFLTGIEIHPGAVIGRRVFIDHGMGVVIGETAEIGDDCTIYQAVTLGGTSLYRGTKRHPTLGKGVVVGAGAKVLGGFTVGDGAKIGSNAVVVKPVPAGTTAVGNPARIIDPERDAAREQKAEQIGFSAYGVTRDMDDPVSKALHGLLDHSVETDRRLQAIIARLEAAGIKLDEAVAPGDDFDAGKLSKLVD; translated from the coding sequence ATGTTCAGCCGCCTGCGCGAAGACCTTGCCAGCGTTCGCGAACGCGATCCCGCTGCGCGTTCCACGCTCGAGGTGCTGACCTGTTATCCGGGCATCCACGCGCTGATGTTCCACCGCCTCGCCCACGGCGCATGGCAGCGCGGCTGGCACTGGCTGGGGCGCTTCATCAGCCACCTCAGCCGCTTCCTGACCGGCATCGAGATCCACCCCGGCGCGGTGATCGGCCGCCGCGTGTTCATCGACCACGGCATGGGGGTGGTCATCGGCGAGACCGCGGAGATCGGTGACGACTGCACCATCTACCAGGCGGTGACGCTGGGCGGTACCTCGCTCTATCGCGGCACCAAGCGCCATCCCACGCTCGGCAAGGGCGTGGTGGTGGGGGCGGGCGCCAAGGTGCTCGGCGGCTTCACCGTCGGTGACGGCGCGAAGATCGGCTCCAATGCGGTGGTGGTCAAGCCCGTGCCGGCCGGCACCACTGCGGTCGGCAACCCGGCCCGCATCATCGATCCCGAACGCGACGCCGCGCGCGAGCAGAAGGCCGAGCAGATCGGCTTCAGCGCCTATGGCGTGACGCGCGACATGGACGACCCGGTGTCGAAGGCCCTGCACGGGCTGCTCGACCATTCGGTGGAGACCGACCGCCGCCTGCAGGCGATCATCGCCCGCCTGGAGGCCGCCGGCATCAAGCTCGACGAGGCGGTGGCGCCGGGCGACGACTTCGACGCCGGCAAGTTGTCGAAGCTGGTCGATTGA
- a CDS encoding inositol monophosphatase family protein, with protein sequence MHPTLNIAVKAARRAATVINRAANQLDLLTVQSKSPNDFVTEVDRAAEQAIIDVLRDAFPGHGILAEESGESAPLNGQESEFNWIIDPLDGTTNFIHGFPQYAISIAQTKNGVLEHAVVYDPNTNELFTASRGSGAFLNDRRIRVSRRTRLNEALIGTGFPFRQFDNVDAYLGMFKELTQKTAGIRRPGAAALDLAYVAAGRFDGFWEMGLSPWDMAAGVLLIQEAGGLVSDLSGEANFLTTGNVVAGTPKIFGQLLPIIQAWRPANMQA encoded by the coding sequence ATGCATCCCACCCTGAACATCGCCGTCAAGGCCGCCCGTCGCGCTGCGACCGTCATCAACCGCGCCGCGAACCAGCTCGACCTGCTGACCGTGCAGTCCAAGTCGCCCAACGATTTCGTCACCGAGGTGGATCGCGCCGCCGAGCAGGCGATCATCGATGTGCTGCGCGACGCGTTCCCGGGGCACGGGATTCTAGCAGAGGAGTCGGGGGAGTCCGCCCCGCTCAATGGTCAGGAGAGCGAGTTCAACTGGATCATCGATCCGCTCGACGGCACCACCAACTTCATCCACGGCTTCCCGCAGTACGCCATCTCGATCGCGCAGACGAAGAACGGCGTGCTCGAGCATGCGGTCGTCTACGATCCCAACACCAACGAACTCTTCACCGCCTCGCGCGGCAGCGGCGCATTCCTCAACGACCGCCGCATCCGCGTGTCGCGCCGCACCCGCCTGAACGAGGCGCTGATCGGCACCGGCTTCCCCTTCCGCCAGTTCGACAACGTCGACGCCTACCTGGGCATGTTCAAGGAGCTCACCCAGAAGACCGCCGGCATTCGTCGTCCGGGCGCCGCCGCGCTCGATCTCGCCTACGTGGCCGCCGGCCGCTTCGACGGTTTCTGGGAGATGGGCCTGTCGCCGTGGGACATGGCCGCCGGCGTGCTGCTGATCCAGGAGGCGGGCGGCCTGGTGTCGGATCTTTCCGGCGAAGCCAACTTCCTCACCACCGGCAATGTGGTCGCCGGCACGCCGAAGATCTTCGGCCAGCTGCTGCCGATCATCCAGGCCTGGCGTCCGGCCAACATGCAGGCCTGA
- the gloB gene encoding hydroxyacylglutathione hydrolase: MHIIPVPAFRDNYIWLMHDGRHALVVDPGDAAPVEDALARLGLQLGAILVTHHHADHVGGLARLRTHSGIPVYGPAGEAIEGISQPVLEGDEIAVANPALRFRVLDVPGHTAGHVAYVAMDIEPGLVFCGDTLFSAGCGRLFEGNPAQLAASLGKLAALPPDTRVYCTHEYTLSNLAFARVAEPDNVERDAYARHCETLRARGEPTLPSTIGRERAINPFLRCDHPSVAATVSAHLGRPVQDATDCLAALRAWKDGF, translated from the coding sequence ATGCACATTATCCCCGTTCCCGCCTTCCGCGATAACTACATTTGGCTGATGCACGACGGCCGTCACGCGCTCGTGGTCGATCCGGGCGATGCGGCGCCGGTCGAGGACGCGCTTGCGCGCCTCGGGCTGCAGCTCGGCGCCATCCTGGTCACACACCACCATGCCGACCATGTCGGCGGACTGGCCCGCCTGCGCACGCATTCCGGCATCCCGGTCTACGGTCCGGCGGGCGAGGCGATCGAGGGCATCAGCCAGCCGGTGCTCGAGGGCGACGAGATCGCCGTCGCGAACCCGGCGCTGCGCTTCCGCGTACTCGACGTGCCCGGCCATACCGCCGGTCATGTCGCCTACGTCGCGATGGACATCGAGCCCGGCCTCGTGTTCTGCGGCGATACACTTTTCTCGGCCGGCTGCGGCCGGCTTTTCGAAGGCAATCCGGCCCAGCTCGCCGCCTCGCTCGGCAAGCTCGCCGCCCTGCCCCCTGACACCCGGGTGTACTGCACCCACGAATACACGCTGTCCAACCTGGCATTCGCCCGCGTGGCCGAGCCCGACAACGTCGAACGGGACGCCTACGCCAGGCATTGCGAGACCTTGCGCGCGCGCGGCGAGCCCACGCTGCCCAGCACCATCGGGCGCGAGCGCGCGATCAATCCCTTCCTGCGCTGCGACCACCCGAGCGTCGCCGCCACGGTTTCGGCCCACCTCGGCCGACCGGTGCAGGACGCGACCGACTGTCTCGCCGCCCTGCGCGCCTGGAAGGACGGCTTCTGA
- a CDS encoding class I SAM-dependent methyltransferase — MSILRFKDWLESPQGRYLLGWEQAQFDRMVADLFGYHAVQVGLAQVPLLRANRMPHRLYCAPEDADVRANAFELPFASGSLDLVLLPHVLEFSPHPHRVLREVERVLVPEGSVVISGFNPFSLWGLRRLVARRAAATPWNGHFRSAMRIRDWLTLLGFEVQASGFGCYAPPAASPHWLERWRFMDRAGARWWPVLGASYLLHGVKRVQGMRLITPHWRDRKATSKRLSPVAQRDGGTRKTQ; from the coding sequence ATGTCAATCCTCCGGTTCAAGGACTGGCTCGAGAGCCCGCAGGGCCGCTACCTGCTCGGGTGGGAACAGGCGCAATTCGATCGCATGGTGGCGGACCTGTTCGGCTACCACGCGGTGCAGGTCGGGCTCGCGCAGGTGCCGCTGCTGCGCGCGAACCGGATGCCGCATCGCCTGTACTGCGCGCCCGAGGATGCCGACGTGCGCGCGAACGCCTTCGAGCTGCCCTTCGCCAGCGGCAGCCTCGATCTCGTCCTGCTGCCGCATGTGCTCGAGTTCTCGCCCCATCCGCACCGCGTGCTGCGCGAGGTCGAGCGCGTGCTGGTACCGGAAGGCAGCGTCGTGATCAGCGGCTTCAATCCGTTCAGCCTGTGGGGGCTGCGGAGGCTGGTCGCGCGCCGCGCTGCGGCGACGCCCTGGAACGGGCACTTCCGTTCGGCCATGCGCATCCGCGACTGGCTGACGCTGCTCGGCTTCGAGGTGCAGGCCAGCGGCTTCGGCTGCTATGCGCCGCCGGCCGCCAGTCCGCACTGGCTCGAGCGCTGGCGCTTCATGGATCGGGCAGGGGCCAGATGGTGGCCGGTGCTCGGGGCGAGCTACCTGCTTCACGGGGTCAAGCGCGTGCAGGGCATGCGCCTGATCACTCCGCACTGGCGTGACCGCAAGGCCACGTCGAAAAGACTTTCGCCGGTCGCCCAGCGCGACGGCGGCACGAGGAAGACGCAGTAG
- a CDS encoding RNA methyltransferase, whose translation MNRPLALDRIRVVLSRTSHPGNIGAAARAMKTMGLRDLWLVAPESFPDEVATARASGAVDVLESARVVGTLQEALADTVFSAALTARRRELSLPRMQARDAARELVGRSTDGIVALVFGNETSGMTNEEVGLCSLPVTIPTDPDFSSLNLGAAVQVLSYELRMAALGEAAAAPADAQAEPATHADFEGFMAHLERVVTASGFHDPANPKRLLPRMRRLFNRVRLEKEEVAILRGMLTTFETPKRRG comes from the coding sequence ATGAATCGCCCCCTCGCGCTCGACCGTATCCGGGTCGTGTTGTCACGTACCAGCCACCCGGGAAACATCGGCGCCGCAGCGCGCGCGATGAAGACCATGGGCCTGCGCGACCTGTGGCTGGTGGCGCCGGAGTCCTTTCCCGACGAGGTGGCGACCGCGCGCGCCTCGGGGGCGGTGGATGTGCTCGAATCCGCGCGCGTCGTCGGCACGCTGCAGGAGGCGCTGGCCGACACGGTGTTCTCCGCGGCGCTGACTGCGAGACGGCGCGAGCTGTCCCTGCCGCGCATGCAGGCGCGCGACGCCGCCCGCGAGCTGGTCGGGCGCAGTACTGACGGCATCGTCGCGCTGGTGTTCGGCAACGAGACCAGCGGGATGACCAACGAGGAGGTCGGGCTGTGCAGCCTGCCCGTGACGATCCCGACCGATCCGGACTTCTCGTCGCTGAATCTCGGCGCCGCCGTGCAGGTGCTCAGCTACGAGCTGCGCATGGCCGCGCTCGGCGAGGCCGCCGCGGCACCGGCCGACGCCCAGGCCGAGCCGGCCACGCATGCCGACTTCGAAGGTTTCATGGCGCATCTGGAGCGGGTGGTCACCGCCAGCGGCTTCCACGACCCCGCCAACCCCAAGCGCCTGCTGCCGCGGATGCGGCGGCTGTTCAACCGGGTGCGGCTGGAGAAGGAGGAGGTCGCCATCCTGCGCGGCATGCTGACCACCTTCGAGACGCCCAAGCGCCGCGGCTGA
- the rnhA gene encoding ribonuclease HI, whose translation MEEVDIYTDGACSGNPGPGGWGAILRSGSHEKEIWGGEPATTNNRMELLAVIRALEALKRPVAARVHTDSQYVQKGISEWIHGWKARGWKTASKEPVKNADLWRALDEAAARHQVKWLWVRGHSGHPENERADELARRGVDAVRRGGAAVQA comes from the coding sequence ATGGAAGAAGTCGATATCTATACCGATGGTGCCTGCAGCGGCAATCCGGGACCGGGCGGCTGGGGGGCGATCCTGCGCTCCGGTTCCCACGAGAAGGAGATCTGGGGCGGCGAGCCGGCGACCACCAACAATCGCATGGAACTGCTCGCGGTGATCCGCGCGCTCGAGGCGCTCAAGCGCCCGGTCGCGGCCCGGGTGCATACCGACAGCCAGTACGTGCAGAAGGGGATCTCCGAGTGGATCCACGGCTGGAAGGCGCGCGGCTGGAAGACCGCGTCCAAGGAGCCGGTGAAGAACGCCGACCTGTGGCGTGCGCTCGACGAGGCGGCGGCCCGCCACCAGGTCAAATGGCTTTGGGTGCGCGGCCATTCGGGTCACCCCGAGAACGAACGCGCCGACGAGCTTGCCCGTCGCGGCGTCGACGCCGTGCGCCGCGGCGGTGCCGCGGTCCAGGCTTGA